TGTAATCATTGAAGATATTCCTGAAATTGTATCGAACTCCCGCTTCAAATTTTGCCGCCTTACTAAAGGGTTGAACGTAATCGATTTGAATTAAGGTTCTTTCTTCTCCATTGTCATTTTCTGCTCGCTGATTGAAATCAAAGACGGTTCCATCTGAGAAATTCGTCTCATCATCAAATTGCGAGATCTCAACCTCATTGCTGTCCTGATATTGCAAGTTGAAAGTCAGCTTATGACCTTTGCGTTTGAAATCGCGATTGAACAACACTTCATATTGCCAATTGATATCATCTTCCTGCTCATTGTCCCGTCGGAATCGATCCGAAAAAGAAGCGCGATTCTGATCCAGGAAATTATAGCTGGTATTGGTAATGTTTTCATTGTCCGAATTTCTATAAGAAGCCGAAAGGGTCAACACATTCTTATCATTGAAGTAAATATCAGATCCAAAACGAACATTCTGAGACAACCCATTTCGATTACGATCATTGATTTGATTGATGAAATACGTCGTATCGGGACGAAAAAATGCATTGTTAGTAAATCCCTGACCCGGAGATTTTCGTCGAGTCACCCCATAATTAATGAACCAGTTGATCCAACCCGTACGGTAATTCACATTAACACTGGCACCATTCTGCGCAGGATATCCCGCCTGCACCTGAAAACTTCCATTGAATCCCTTGGCCTTGTCCTTTTTCAAGATAATGTTGATGATTCCGGCACCTCCCTCTGCATCGTATCTCGCAGACGGATTAGTAATGATCTCCACGCGTTCGATCAGGTTGCCTTGCAACTGCTGCAAGCCTCCGGTACCGGAAAGACCTATTAGCCCTGAAGGCTTACCATCGATCAGTATCTGTACATTTTCACTGCCTCGAAGAGAAATATTCCCTTCAACATCGACTTCTACCGAGGGCAGGTTACCTAACAGGTCCGAAGCACTGCCTCCGAGGTTACTCAGGTCTTTTCCAATATTATAGACTTTCTTATCCAATGTAAGCTCCATTTGCGTCCGCTCCCCAGTTACCACTAACTCATCGAGTTCCAGCTGTTTTTGATGCATCTCAACCTTCTCTAACGCCACCGGAGCGCCGCGTTCTATCGTAATGTTCTCGATCGTCTTTTTCTCGTGTGTAATAAACTGAAACTCCGCATAGTAAGTCCCAGGCCGAACAAACATTTTGAACTTGCCTTCAGCGTCGGTCACAGTCCCTTTTACCAGAGAGGAGTCCGTAGGATTAAATACGCTCACCGTTGCAAACTCAAGTGGCTCAGTGGTACTTTCATCGATCAGCTGACCCGAGAAATTAAAAAAGTTTGCGGGTCTCCCACCTGGCCTTCCCCCGGGACGTTGTGCCATTGAAATCAATGACAAAGAAGTCAAAAGAACGAACAGCATGACTTTGCCAGTCCCTGCGATATTCAATTTGCGCATGTTGCTTGAGTTGGATTTTTGATTCATCAGTTTTAAACCCACTGAGCCGTTTTAAGTTCAGCCGAGCCATAGAACTAGATGCCCAATCAAAAAAAAACCAGCGGATGAACGCTATATATGTGATGAGAGGTCGCGCCAGCCCTTCAATGGTAGCATTTCAGATATTTCAAAAACTCAATTTTTTCTAATCTTTTCCGTTGAAAATCAAAAGCTAGTCGGATATGATTCTCTTCGCCAAGATCATTTTCCATAATTTAGCGGTAGACTATCTAGATTCCTCAAGGGCAAATGGCCTTTACTACTTACAAGCGTTCTTCGGAACAAGGAAATATCAGGCACTACAGGGCCCAAATTGTTGACTCCTCTTTGGTCATTGGTACCATGCTGGGTCTGGCCACCATTTTGATCACCAAACTGGATGGTGACAATCGGGCACTCGGGCATCAACTCATCGACATTTTAGGAATTGGGCTACTTATCGTTGTATCGATCAAGCGGAAAAGTTTGCGTATTCGTTGGAAAGCCGGCGCACTGATTGGCGTTGTTTTCCTGATCACCATGGCAGAGACTTTCCGTATTGGGTTGTTAGGAGATAATTATTTGCTGCTGCCCATGATTCCCTTTTTCCTGATCCTGGCATTCGATAAGACCACCACAGTTATCTTCTCATTTCTCACACTCTTCATCTATCTGACCATTGGAGGGTTATTTACCTCCGATGTACTCACCTTGAATAGCGGAATTGAAGCTCATTTGGAATTTAGTGACTGGATAGAAAAAGGCCTGGTGTTGGTGATCGTTTCTGCAGTCATTGTTTTTACACTTATCAATTTCGATCAAAATACGTCGAAGTTCATCGAAAGCATCAATGAAAAGAATGAAGAGTTAAAAACTCGGGAAGCCAATCTCAGTGCCATCACGGAAAGTACCAATAATGTCATAGGACTCTTCGATGCCAATAAAC
This DNA window, taken from Cytophagales bacterium, encodes the following:
- a CDS encoding TonB-dependent receptor, with amino-acid sequence MRKLNIAGTGKVMLFVLLTSLSLISMAQRPGGRPGGRPANFFNFSGQLIDESTTEPLEFATVSVFNPTDSSLVKGTVTDAEGKFKMFVRPGTYYAEFQFITHEKKTIENITIERGAPVALEKVEMHQKQLELDELVVTGERTQMELTLDKKVYNIGKDLSNLGGSASDLLGNLPSVEVDVEGNISLRGSENVQILIDGKPSGLIGLSGTGGLQQLQGNLIERVEIITNPSARYDAEGGAGIINIILKKDKAKGFNGSFQVQAGYPAQNGASVNVNYRTGWINWFINYGVTRRKSPGQGFTNNAFFRPDTTYFINQINDRNRNGLSQNVRFGSDIYFNDKNVLTLSASYRNSDNENITNTSYNFLDQNRASFSDRFRRDNEQEDDINWQYEVLFNRDFKRKGHKLTFNLQYQDSNEVEISQFDDETNFSDGTVFDFNQRAENDNGEERTLIQIDYVQPFSKAAKFEAGVRYNFRNIFNDYIVESDTAGTGVYEEVTNLTNDFNFDERILASYLILSNTLEKVSWQLGARLEHTDLETLLEQTGESNNQDYLSFFPSANVTYKYSGISSLQLSYSRRVSRPRFRSLNPFVTFSNPLSIYTGNPNLQPQFTDSYELGILQNRTASTIYLGIYHRHTEDVVSRIQVAGEEEGQTIRRPENLAVRNDIGLELNLTQELGQKFRMTGNVNFFNSNTNGFNPETGEDISAEATTFTTRMMGFYRNDKLFNAQMTWSYRAPRKTPQGTRKAITRIDVGLSRDVLKRNGTVALSVRDLFNTRKFRGETITEFFTTDSEFQWRRGPTVTASFTYRLNQKKQRGRRGGRGRDGGEDFGGEEGGFSD